TCTATGGAGTTTCATTTTCCATgcatgtgataaaaaaatttaatcttaatcAATATGTTCAAAGGATCTAACAAagtttcatatattaaaaatagaataggGAATGGACTAAACCAATTCGAAATCACTAGGGAAAAATCTTTGGAATCTTTTAGTTCTTGtaggaaacaaaataatatgaatTGGATAggtgttatattattttaagaaaatatagtcaattttttttttatacaatcttAAAActatgtaataaattttttacatatttacaGTGCATAGTCATTAACGtctaaattatgaaaaaaaaacaaattatatactaataaaataaaacaaatttatattatcatctaataataaattaaactatgatgtatgataaatttattaacctttataataattatattaaaaatcatacgAATGATGATTTGTTTTTAGTTGATAgtataaaagattttatattaatatcgcataattattatattttaaattatgaaaaaataagttatgaatggataattttatattgaaaatttgttgatttttataatagttatcttaaaatcatattaaaagttctttttttaaggatactaaaaatgatttcttattgattaataatataaaaaaattacactaataGTACATACTAAAATGcacttatgtaaaaaaaaattatactattatttaataataaattataatttaaaataacataagTTGATTGACTTATATAATATCTCAAATCATAtaacaatgatttttaattaaataaacaatagTGTAAAAGTTTATACATTAAcaccaaaaaaaacattaagcTCACTAATTATATCCAAATtactttaaactttttttctttctatgatCACATGTTTAACCTTTTTACCCAAAATAGACTGTCTACGCGGCATGGCATGTGGTTTGGGTAAAGTTTCACATTTATGCAAAGTAATTACCAAAAACAATGGAATACTTACCTCCATTCGGACCTCAAACCAACGTCTTGGAttggtaattaaaataaaaaatggaatagATTCCATGAATAAAAACCTAAATTGAGTACGGGGCAAATACAGTGATTGATTAAAATGATGAGTTTGAGAAGTGTAAAAGCATAACAACTTTTTAGGTtggatttgtatttttttcgtGTATGCATAAAAGATCGTCTTGGTTATTGCATAACACAGGACCACACACCCCCTTTCCTTCCCACCCTATTATTCCATGCCTTCTTCTCACGCAAAAAAGGCCTTATAAATCCCACACTACACCCTGTCTAAAGCCCTCCTCTACACTGTTCCCTTTCACCATTCCATTTTCTAACTTTTCTGACTCTGCTCatggcttttcttttcttagcaTCACCTATTCTCTTGGTATCAtagttatttatcttttgcaacGTATAATTGTAGCCAATGGAGGAGGAGAGCGAGTTTCTTTTAGAAACGAAGCTCATTATCAACTCGTTATGCACAGAAACACTTTCCCTTCTCTCTGTTCACTCTTCCCAACCTCTGTTTTCATGCATTGTCACTTTCTGTTTCTTGATTCTCCTTTATTTGCCTCATCTATTTTGGAAGATAGTTTTCTCACCCGTGCTGTTTCTCTCTGGGGTTCTCTTGCTCCTCCTTCTCCGTCTCGGTGCAATTCAGAGGTCTCAaaatgaagagaagaaaaacCCGGTTGAACCTGAACCCATTGCAAACGAAGAAAACAGGGGAAACAGAGAAGAGAAACAGGGGAATCCCATTGAACCGGTGGAAACCGATTCTCAGGATCATGTTTACAGGTGGATCACGAGCCAATCTCAAACAACGATAAAATCTCAAATGGGTTTTCAATCAAGTTCGCGTTTTGACGAGTCTTTCGTGGAGTGGAACGTGAAAGCGCCGTTGGAGGTCATATACGAAGGTGAAGAAACAGAGCAGAATCAAAATGAGAAACGTGACGAGGGTATTTTGAGGCACCCGTCGTTGTCACGGTACTACCCTGAAACTGACTCCGATAGCTCGTCGGAGAGTGGGTTTCCGGCGACGGAGAACTGGGACTCGCCGGAGAACATGTGCTTCAGATGGGATGAAGAAGACAGGGAAGGGTTAATTGAGATAGCTCTTGACGGTTGCAAGAAGAGGGAAGTGGGGTTTCACTTCGATGAGGAGAATTTGATCGAGATTGATATTTCTCCGACGAGGCACAGGGAATTTTCCGGCGAGGACGACCCCTTTTCCGGTGAGATTGGTTGCAATTAGTGTGATGTTTACTAAAGATTAACATGGTGGATTATTAtgtgatttgtttttgggataagggaaagggaaaattAGAGATTTGGAATTACTTTGGATTATGGCAGAGTAGTATGTCTCTTTTGGATGTGGTCACCATTGTACTACTCTCTTATCAAATCTTTAAGTGGAATTAATCACTAATCCCAAATATTCAAATGCCATTAAATGACTAAGATACCCCTCCCCATTCGTCCCTCTATCTCCATTAGTTACTCTACAAATTAATGCATATGGTGAGATTTTTCCTATATTATAGTCAAGGTTTTGATTATGCGTTTAA
The nucleotide sequence above comes from Glycine soja cultivar W05 chromosome 11, ASM419377v2, whole genome shotgun sequence. Encoded proteins:
- the LOC114373640 gene encoding uncharacterized protein LOC114373640 — translated: MEEESEFLLETKLIINSLCTETLSLLSVHSSQPLFSCIVTFCFLILLYLPHLFWKIVFSPVLFLSGVLLLLLLRLGAIQRSQNEEKKNPVEPEPIANEENRGNREEKQGNPIEPVETDSQDHVYRWITSQSQTTIKSQMGFQSSSRFDESFVEWNVKAPLEVIYEGEETEQNQNEKRDEGILRHPSLSRYYPETDSDSSSESGFPATENWDSPENMCFRWDEEDREGLIEIALDGCKKREVGFHFDEENLIEIDISPTRHREFSGEDDPFSGEIGCN